AAAGATGAATAAGAGAAGGATCAAAACCATCATCAGAATCATCAACATAAACATTATTCCAGGAAGGATCTTCATTATGATTCAGATTTTTCTCAAGCACTTCAATTTCAGAAGCTGTGAGATGACGTTTTCCTTTCAGCAGTTCTGCAGGCACAACAAGTGATGCGTAGTCTGCAGCATTTTCAATTTTAACCATATATGTTATCATATATAAGATGATTTTTAAAAGCAACAAGATTCTTACAATTATTTCCCTCGCAACCTGCCTTTTTACTGCAAAAATGTTTGCAACACCGGTAAAATCAGTTCAGGAATACACTCTTGAAAACGGAATGCAGGTTTTTATTCTGGAAGATTCATCAGATGCACAGGTTCACATTGAATATACCTGCCGCGCAGGATTTTCATCACAAACACAGAGCACCTGCGGCTTTTTTAAGCTTTACACAAAACTTGTACAGGCGGCTAATGCAAATCTGACATTTACAGATGTTCAATGCAATGCAGATTCATCACGCTATATTATTGATGTCAGCCCATCCCAGTTGGAAGACACACTTTTTTCCCTTTCAGATGCAGTTTTTTCACCTGATTTTTCTGATGAACTGCTGAAAGCACAGTTAACGGCCCTTAAAAAAGAAGTCAATGATAATAAAGATACAATGTCCTTCTATATAAATGCTGCTATTGATTCACGGGTATTTTCTGAAGCACCATGGAAACATGATTCGGGAATTTATCCTCCGCTATTTAAGAAGACCACAGAAAAAACAGCACGCACAGTAATTAAACAGATTTCAGAACAGTGGTACACTCCAAAAAACAGTGCCGTATTTATCAGCGGAAACCTGAACACCGAACATACAATGCTGATGCTTAGAAACAGTTTTGGCCGTTTTTATTCAAGTTTCAGGACTCCATCAGAAAAACCTTCAAGACCCGTAAATAAGCAGAGAAAATATGTACTGCATTCAAACGAAATCTCTCCAGACCTTACACAGTTAGTCATTCAATATACCCTTTTTGATATGGAACAAAGTGATTTACTTGCTCTTGCAATGGGATACGAAGGCTCACTATTTAAGCAGCAGATTCTAAGTTTTAATGAACTCAACATTCCTGGCGATGAATATATAAATGTTTCTGCAGCACATAAAAAAGACAGCTCACGTCTGATTATTCAAACACTATTACAGCCACCAGAGGATAAGAAAGCTGCAGCTGCAACAAATTCCTTCAAACAGACAGAACTATTCCTCAAACAGCTCGATCTTATTCCTCATATAGTTCGTCCAGAAGAATTCGAATACGCCAAAAATCAGCTTGAATACAGTTTGAATAGAACCGCATCCGTTCCGACCGAGCTGATGCAAACTCTTTCTGAATTCTGGGCATTAGAACCATATTATCAGGGAGACGAAACTGATACAGAAGATTATTCTTCTCAAACTGCCCGCCGTCTCATGGAACGACCACAAAAACTCCATGCAAACACTCTTACAGAAGCTCTTACAAAACTTCAGAGTGAAGCTCCTTTCATTTTTGTTATCATAAACAGTAAAGATTATAAGTTAAACAAAAAGGCTTACACTTCTGCAGGCTTTGAAGAAATCAACGAAAAAAATGCATCCTGGTATGTACAGCAGATTTTTAAGGAAGTTCTGAAGGAAGCTGATACTCAGGATTCTGCAAAATTATATAGCACACAGTCCATTGCCGA
The Treponema bryantii DNA segment above includes these coding regions:
- a CDS encoding M16 family metallopeptidase; translation: MIFKSNKILTIISLATCLFTAKMFATPVKSVQEYTLENGMQVFILEDSSDAQVHIEYTCRAGFSSQTQSTCGFFKLYTKLVQAANANLTFTDVQCNADSSRYIIDVSPSQLEDTLFSLSDAVFSPDFSDELLKAQLTALKKEVNDNKDTMSFYINAAIDSRVFSEAPWKHDSGIYPPLFKKTTEKTARTVIKQISEQWYTPKNSAVFISGNLNTEHTMLMLRNSFGRFYSSFRTPSEKPSRPVNKQRKYVLHSNEISPDLTQLVIQYTLFDMEQSDLLALAMGYEGSLFKQQILSFNELNIPGDEYINVSAAHKKDSSRLIIQTLLQPPEDKKAAAATNSFKQTELFLKQLDLIPHIVRPEEFEYAKNQLEYSLNRTASVPTELMQTLSEFWALEPYYQGDETDTEDYSSQTARRLMERPQKLHANTLTEALTKLQSEAPFIFVIINSKDYKLNKKAYTSAGFEEINEKNASWYVQQIFKEVLKEADTQDSAKLYSTQSIADDNSYYQKNRDTISNFTLSNGIKVYTKQNPLSAQTSLILSINGGKYNSFDDNGFEEVMINLTAGLIQKKLRAAQSEGLLTGAFYVSSETELSTGKIIVEFDTEDTAAVLKTLSDAIVYGEIAPADADRAVSARKYRKRLENGTASNQLYSALINRIYKKSRQTSVFEAEKEILLDTDYTKILSAYPAMLDASRYSVIICGAIHEKLQPLMEETLGQLAPQKNKEDSEENINIQNPDLSAAKNLTIQVRHTFLTDIPAEKAGPQPAVLIPTTEFLDPVIYANKAPEPGTKQAALYNALLNYIGIKLEKANPSYSVITQLPRSNLNIGSLTIQNVAHTKELDAQYKNIIQTINDKLQRLQANQTIVQEIKNSWITKQMNQTGSDTGTALLLQKGLELFAQEENQNPIWYLEEYNYIQSASAQDFLDIMDYFPVIPAARVYSKDSNK